The following proteins come from a genomic window of Plectropomus leopardus isolate mb chromosome 11, YSFRI_Pleo_2.0, whole genome shotgun sequence:
- the pla2g15 gene encoding group XV phospholipase A2: MAAWHRITALSSLLQVGLLLLLLSARSSARPLDKCPGDKPCQPLRPPVVLIPGDLGNQLEAKLDKPSVVHYICYKKTDSFFTLWLNLELLVPVAIDCWIDNIRLIYNKTTHSTSSPPGVNIRVPGFGETYSLEYLDPSKRSVGMYFFTIVQALVEWGYTRGDDVRGAPYDWRKAPNENKEYFLALQQMIEEMAEKAGGPVVLIAHSMGNMYTLYFLNQQPQAWKDRYIKAFISLGPPWAGVAKTLRVVTSGDNNRIPVISPLKIRSQQRTAVSTSWLLPYAHSWPKDQVLVQTPTTNYTVLDYKRFYSDIGFEDGWLMRQDTEPLVADLTPPGVAVHCLYGTGIPTSEGFQYSDKFPDVEPTVVFGDGDGTVNLKSAIQCRRWVGKQKQPVMLQELPGNEHVNMLLNFTTVAYIKTVLFSP, translated from the exons ATGGCGGCTTGGCACCGGATAACCGCCCTCTCCTCGCTGCTCCAAGTCggtttgttattgttgctgttgtcgGCTCGGAGCAGCGCGAGACCGCTGGACAAATGTCCCGGCGACAAGCCTTGTCAGCCCCTGAGACCCCCGGTGGTCCTCA TTCCAGGGGATCTTGGAAACCAGTTAGAGGCGAAGCTGGATAAACCCAGTGTGGTCCATTACATCTGCTACAAGAAGACCGACTCCTTCTTCACTCTGTGGCTCAacctggagctgctggtcccAGTGGCCATCGACTGCTGGATAGACAACATAAG gctgaTCTACAACAAGACCACACACAGCACCTCGTCCCCTCCGGGTGTGAACATCCGTGTCCCGGGGTTCGGAGAGACATATTCACTGGAGTATCTGGACCCAAGCAAGCGCAGTGTGG GCATGTATTTCTTCACCATAGTGCAGGCGCTGGTAGAGTGGGGCTACACCAGAGGTGATGATGTCAGAGGAGCTCCCTATGACTGGAGGAAAGCTCCCa ATGAGAATAAAGAGTATTTCCTGGCGCTGCAGCAGATGATTGAAGAGATGGCGGAGAAGGCTGGCGGGCCCGTGGTGCTCATCGCTCACAGCATGGGCAACATGTACACCTTGTACTTCCTCAACCAGCAGCCGCAGGCCTGGAAGGACAGATACATCAAAGCCTTCATCTCTCTGGGGCCGCCGTGGGCCGGGGTGGCCAAGACCCTCCGCGTAGTCACCTCTG GTGATAATAACCGCATCCCAGTGATCAGCCCGTTGAAGATTCGCTCCCAACAACGTACCGCTGTCTCCACCTCCTGGCTGCTCCCCTACGCCCACTCCTGGCCCAAagaccag GTGTTGGTGCAGACTCCCACCACCAACTACACTGTGCTGGACTACAAGCGCTTCTACTCAGACATCGGTTTTGAGGACGGCTGGCTGATGCGGCAGGACACGGAGCCGCTGGTGGCTGACCTCACGCCCCCGGGCGTGGCCGTCCACTGTCTGTACGGCACCGGCATCCCCACGTCAGAGGGCTTCCAGTACTCTGACAAGTTTCCCGACGTGGAGCCCACGGTGGTGTTCGGTGACGGTGATGGGACAGTGAACCTCAAGAGCGCCATCCAGTGCAGGCGGTGGGTGGGAAAGCAGAAACAGCCAGTGATGTTACAAGAGCTTCCAGGGAACGAACATGTGAACATGCTGTTGAACTTCACGACTGTGGCTTACATAAAGACTGTGCTGTTCTCCCCCTGA
- the uba2 gene encoding SUMO-activating enzyme subunit 2 isoform X1, protein MVQLVGSLRKELADSLSTCKVLVVGAGGIGCELLKNLVLTGFKNIEVIDLDTIDVSNLNRQFLFQKKHVGKSKAQVAKESALQFCPTANITAYHDSIMNPDYNVEFFRKFMLVMNALDNRAARNHVNRMCLAADIPLIESGTAGYLGQVTVIKKGLTECYECQPKPTQKTFPGCTIRNTPSEPIHCIVWAKYLFNQLFGEEDADQEVSPDTADPEAAWNPEDTAARATASEKDGDIKRVSTKEWARSTGYDPVKLFNKLFKDDIMYLLTMDKLWKKRKAPTPLDWHQLENSACPQEESIGTGLKDQQVLGVWGLCQLFQHSVETLRTQLQEKGEGAELVWDKDDPPAMDFVTAAANLRMHIFSMNTKSRFDVKSMAGNIIPAIATTNAVIAGLIVLEGLKILSGELESCRTIYLNKCPNLRKKLLVPCVLDPPSANCYVCASKPEVTVKLNVHKTTVLSLQDRILKERFGMVAPDVQIEDGKGTILISSEEGETEANNSKFLADFGIRNGSRLQVDDFLQDYTLLVNVLHTEELERDVEFEVVGEAPDKAPPPQTNQEEVNSITNGNKDSAQPSTSSKAPAEEDDVMIVDSDEEEGASSSSAAAAATSGTKRRHSDVETGEASSKRPRTDQSSAAAAPTDNDDDDDIIALD, encoded by the exons ATGGTCCAACTGGTGGGTTCCCTCCGAAAAGAGCTGGCTGACTCCCTCTCCACCTGCAAGGTGCTGGTGGTGGGAGCCGGGGGGATCGGCTGCGAGCTCCTGAAGAACCTCGTCCTCACCGGCTTCAAAAACATCGAAGTG ATTGACTTGGACACAATTGATGTCAGCAACCTGAACCGCCAGTTCCTCTTTCAGAAGAAGCATGTTGGCAAGTCCAAAGCGCAG GTGGCCAAGGAGAGCGCCTTGCAGTTTTGTCCCACTGCAAATATCACTGCCTACCATGACAGCATCATGAA CCCTGACTACAACGTAGAGTTCTTCAGAAAGTTCATGCTGGTGATGAACGCTCTGGATAACAGAG CGGCCCGTAACCATGTGAACAGGATGTGTTTGGCGGCAGACATCCCTCTGATAGAGAGCGGCACCGCTGGATACCTGGGACAAGTCACAGTCATCAAGAAG GGATTGACAGAGTGCTATGAGTGCCAACCCAAGCCCACCCAGAAGACCTTCCCAGGATGCACCATCAGAAACACGCCATCTGAGCCCATTCACTGCATCGTCTGGGCCAAGTACCTCTTCAA TCAGCTGTTTGGAGAAGAGGATGCAGATCAAGAGGTGTCCCCCGACACAGCGGACCCAGAGGCTGCAT GGAACCCTGAAGACACGGCAGCTCGAGCCACAGCCTCAGAAAAGGACGGGGACATCAAGCGAGTCTCCACCAAGGAATGGGCCCGATCCACAGGATACGACCCTGTCAAACTCTTCAACAAG ctgttCAAAGATGACATAATGTACCTGCTGACCATGGACAAGCTGTGGAAAAAGAGGAAAGCTCCCACACCGCTGGACTGGCATCAGCTAGAGAACAGTG CATGTCCTCAGGAGGAGTCTATAGGTACAGGTTTGAAGGACCAGCAGGTTTTGGGTGTTTGGGGTCTCTGCCAGCTGTTCCAGCACAGCGTGGAGACTCTCCGCACACAGCTGCAGGAGAAGGGAGAAGGAGCCGAGCTGGTGTGGGACAAG GACGACCCTCCAGCCATGGACTTTGTTACTGCAGCAGCCAACCTCCGTATGCACATCTTCAGCATGAACACCAAGAGTCGCTTTGATGTTAAGT CCATGGCGGGCAACATCATCCCAGCTATTGCTACAACCAACGCTGTCATCGCTGGACTCATTGTGCTGGAGGGGCTGAAGATCCTGTCTGGGGAGCTAGAATCCTGTCGCACG ATCTACCTGAACAAGTGTCCTAACCTTAGGAAGAAGCTGCTGGTCCCATGTGTCCTCGATCCGCCCAGCGCCAACTGCTACGTCTGCGCCAGCAAACCCGAAGTCACAGTCAAACTCAACGTCCACAAAACCACAGTCCTCTCTCTGCAGGACAGG ATCCTGAAGGAGAGGTTTGGCATGGTGGCTCCAGATGTTCAGATAGAGGATGGAAAAGGCACCATCCTCATCTCCTCagaggaaggagagacagaag cCAACAACAgcaaatttcttgctgattttgggATCCGTAACGGCAGCCGTCTCCAAGTTGATGACTTCCTCCAAGACTACACACTCCTCGTAAATGTCCTGCACAC TGAGGAACTAGAGCGGGATGTGGAGTTTGAGGTCGTAGGTGAGGCCCCAGACAAAGCTCCGCCCCCGCAGACTAACCAGGAAGAGGTTAACAGCATCACCAACGGCAACAAGGACTCCGCCCAGCCATCCACCTCTTCTAAAG CTCCAGCAGAGGAGGATGACGTCATGATCGTTGACTCTGACGAGGAGGAAGGGGCGTCGTCCAGCTCCGCCGCTGCAGCAGCGACCAGCGGCACCAAGAGGAGGCACTCGGATGTAGAAACTGGCGAGGCCTCCAGCAAGCGCCCCCGGACGGACCAATCAAGTGCAGCAGCCGCCCCCACTGAcaacgatgatgatgacgacaTCATCGCTCTGGATTAA
- the uba2 gene encoding SUMO-activating enzyme subunit 2 isoform X2, whose amino-acid sequence MNPDYNVEFFRKFMLVMNALDNRAARNHVNRMCLAADIPLIESGTAGYLGQVTVIKKGLTECYECQPKPTQKTFPGCTIRNTPSEPIHCIVWAKYLFNQLFGEEDADQEVSPDTADPEAAWNPEDTAARATASEKDGDIKRVSTKEWARSTGYDPVKLFNKLFKDDIMYLLTMDKLWKKRKAPTPLDWHQLENSACPQEESIGTGLKDQQVLGVWGLCQLFQHSVETLRTQLQEKGEGAELVWDKDDPPAMDFVTAAANLRMHIFSMNTKSRFDVKSMAGNIIPAIATTNAVIAGLIVLEGLKILSGELESCRTIYLNKCPNLRKKLLVPCVLDPPSANCYVCASKPEVTVKLNVHKTTVLSLQDRILKERFGMVAPDVQIEDGKGTILISSEEGETEANNSKFLADFGIRNGSRLQVDDFLQDYTLLVNVLHTEELERDVEFEVVGEAPDKAPPPQTNQEEVNSITNGNKDSAQPSTSSKAPAEEDDVMIVDSDEEEGASSSSAAAAATSGTKRRHSDVETGEASSKRPRTDQSSAAAAPTDNDDDDDIIALD is encoded by the exons ATGAA CCCTGACTACAACGTAGAGTTCTTCAGAAAGTTCATGCTGGTGATGAACGCTCTGGATAACAGAG CGGCCCGTAACCATGTGAACAGGATGTGTTTGGCGGCAGACATCCCTCTGATAGAGAGCGGCACCGCTGGATACCTGGGACAAGTCACAGTCATCAAGAAG GGATTGACAGAGTGCTATGAGTGCCAACCCAAGCCCACCCAGAAGACCTTCCCAGGATGCACCATCAGAAACACGCCATCTGAGCCCATTCACTGCATCGTCTGGGCCAAGTACCTCTTCAA TCAGCTGTTTGGAGAAGAGGATGCAGATCAAGAGGTGTCCCCCGACACAGCGGACCCAGAGGCTGCAT GGAACCCTGAAGACACGGCAGCTCGAGCCACAGCCTCAGAAAAGGACGGGGACATCAAGCGAGTCTCCACCAAGGAATGGGCCCGATCCACAGGATACGACCCTGTCAAACTCTTCAACAAG ctgttCAAAGATGACATAATGTACCTGCTGACCATGGACAAGCTGTGGAAAAAGAGGAAAGCTCCCACACCGCTGGACTGGCATCAGCTAGAGAACAGTG CATGTCCTCAGGAGGAGTCTATAGGTACAGGTTTGAAGGACCAGCAGGTTTTGGGTGTTTGGGGTCTCTGCCAGCTGTTCCAGCACAGCGTGGAGACTCTCCGCACACAGCTGCAGGAGAAGGGAGAAGGAGCCGAGCTGGTGTGGGACAAG GACGACCCTCCAGCCATGGACTTTGTTACTGCAGCAGCCAACCTCCGTATGCACATCTTCAGCATGAACACCAAGAGTCGCTTTGATGTTAAGT CCATGGCGGGCAACATCATCCCAGCTATTGCTACAACCAACGCTGTCATCGCTGGACTCATTGTGCTGGAGGGGCTGAAGATCCTGTCTGGGGAGCTAGAATCCTGTCGCACG ATCTACCTGAACAAGTGTCCTAACCTTAGGAAGAAGCTGCTGGTCCCATGTGTCCTCGATCCGCCCAGCGCCAACTGCTACGTCTGCGCCAGCAAACCCGAAGTCACAGTCAAACTCAACGTCCACAAAACCACAGTCCTCTCTCTGCAGGACAGG ATCCTGAAGGAGAGGTTTGGCATGGTGGCTCCAGATGTTCAGATAGAGGATGGAAAAGGCACCATCCTCATCTCCTCagaggaaggagagacagaag cCAACAACAgcaaatttcttgctgattttgggATCCGTAACGGCAGCCGTCTCCAAGTTGATGACTTCCTCCAAGACTACACACTCCTCGTAAATGTCCTGCACAC TGAGGAACTAGAGCGGGATGTGGAGTTTGAGGTCGTAGGTGAGGCCCCAGACAAAGCTCCGCCCCCGCAGACTAACCAGGAAGAGGTTAACAGCATCACCAACGGCAACAAGGACTCCGCCCAGCCATCCACCTCTTCTAAAG CTCCAGCAGAGGAGGATGACGTCATGATCGTTGACTCTGACGAGGAGGAAGGGGCGTCGTCCAGCTCCGCCGCTGCAGCAGCGACCAGCGGCACCAAGAGGAGGCACTCGGATGTAGAAACTGGCGAGGCCTCCAGCAAGCGCCCCCGGACGGACCAATCAAGTGCAGCAGCCGCCCCCACTGAcaacgatgatgatgacgacaTCATCGCTCTGGATTAA
- the lcat gene encoding phosphatidylcholine-sterol acyltransferase, whose product MGSAGHLCPVLLVVCLLVLHHSSAFWILNVVFPPNAKSRLPNNSTPPLIIVPGNLGNRLEAKIDKPTLVHWLCYKKTDNWFPLWIDLNMFMPIGVDCWIDNIRLVYNRTARRSANSPGVQVRVPGFGQTYSTEFLDNNKLAGYFHTMVQHLVNVGYTRNETVRGAPYDWRLAPNENAEYFTKLQGLVEEMYDEYQEPIYLLGHSMGCHYVLYFLNHQPQSWKDKYIRGFISLAAPWGGAVKPLRVLASGENDGIPMISNIKIREEQRMATTNPWMLPSEEIWPKDHVFISTPNFNYTHQHYQRLFTDINYEDGWYMWEDTKNLTSGLHPPGVEVWCMYGVGLPTAVTYVYDEDFPNSDPVDFVYADGDDTVDSLSMSLCKRWVGQQEQPVHVTEYRGLPHLDIVFHEKVLNQIQDILDGKSETPKEIDARTGTK is encoded by the exons ATGGGATCCGCAGGACACCTCTGCCCGGTGCTGCTGGTTGTATGTCTGTTGGTGCTTCATCACTCCTCAGCTTTTTGGATCCTCAACGTTGTCTTCCCACCAAACGCCAAATCCAGATTACCGAACAACAGCACTCCACCACTCATTATCG tTCCAGGGAACTTGGGGAACCGTCTGGAGGCTAAGATAGACAAGCCAACACTGGTCCACTGGTTGTGctacaagaaaactgacaacTGGTTCCCGCTGTGGATTGACCTCAACATGTTCATGCCGATAGGTGTGGACTGCTGGATTGATAACATTAG ACTTGTTTACAACAGGACGGCTCGGCGATCAGCCAACTCACCGGGGGTGCAGGTGCGGGTGCCAGGATTTGGGCAGACATATTCCACTGAGTTTCTTGACAATAACAAACTGgctg gttATTTTCACACTATGGTGCAACATTTGGTGAACGTGGGCTACACTCGAAACGAGACAGTCCGAGGAGCACCGTATGATTGGAGATTAGCTCCTA aTGAGAATGCCGAGTATTTCACAAAGCTGCAGGGCCTGGTTGAGGAGATGTACGACGAGTACCAGGAGCCCATTTACCTGCTGGGACACAGCATGGGCTGCCACTACGTCCTGTACTTCCTCAACCACCAGCCTCAGTCCTGGAAAGACAAGTATATCAGGGGCTTCATTTCCCTGGCAGCTCCATGGGGGGGCGCTGTTAAACCACTGAGAGTCCTGGCGTCAG GTGAAAATGATGGAATCCCGATGATTTCCAACATCAAAATCCGTGAGGAGCAGAGGATGGCAACAACTAATCCCTGGATGCTGCCGTCTGAGGAGATCTGGCCAAAAGACCACGTGTTCATCTCCACACCGAACTTTAACTACACACACCAGCACTACCAGCGCCTCTTCACGGACATCAACTATGAGGACGGCTG GTACATGTGGGAGGACACTAAGAACCTGACCAGTGGTCTCCACCCACCTGGTGTGGAGGTGTGGTGTATGTATGGCGTGGGGCTTCCGACTGCGGTGACGTATGTTTACGACGAGGACTTTCCCAACTCGGACCCGGTGGACTTTGTTTACGCTGATGGGGATGACACAGTGGACAGTTTAAGCATGAGTCTGTGCAAACGCTGGGTAGGGCAGCAGGAGCAGCCTGTCCATGTGACAGAGTACCGAGGGCTGCCCCACCTGGACATCGTGTTCCACGAGAAGGTGCTCAACCAGATCCAGGATATCCTGGATGGCAAATCAGAAACGCCCAAAGAGATTGACGCCCGAACTGGAAccaaatag